One genomic region from Actinocatenispora thailandica encodes:
- a CDS encoding NAD-dependent epimerase/dehydratase family protein, with product MRTLITGGAGFIGSHLTETLLAAGERVTVLDDLSTGRWENLAAVADHPGLRLVRGSVLDADLVDRLVLGADTVYHLAAAVGAFTIRDRTLDSLRTNLHGTEHVVAAAHRYDVRLLLASTSEIYGKNDRVGLREDDDRIIGSPTKSRWSYSEAKAIDETLVTAYGRAGLRSVTVRLFNTVGPRQTGRYGMVVPRFVGQALTGVPLTVYGTGDQIRCFCHVADVAGTLPALLAHRDAIGGVFNLGSAEQVTIGGLAERVLALTGSHSTIDRIPYQVAYGDGYEDMMRRVPDCRRARELVGFVPSRDLDAILRDVIDEHRATPLEDRMLTTS from the coding sequence ATGCGGACACTGATCACCGGGGGAGCCGGCTTCATCGGCTCGCACCTGACCGAGACCCTGCTCGCCGCCGGCGAACGGGTCACCGTGCTCGACGACCTGAGTACCGGCCGGTGGGAGAACCTCGCCGCGGTCGCCGACCATCCCGGGCTGCGGCTGGTGCGTGGCTCGGTGCTGGACGCCGACCTGGTCGACCGGCTGGTGCTGGGCGCGGACACCGTCTACCACCTGGCCGCCGCGGTCGGCGCGTTCACCATCCGGGACCGCACCCTGGACAGCCTGCGCACCAACCTGCACGGCACCGAACACGTGGTCGCCGCGGCGCACCGGTACGACGTGCGGCTGCTGCTCGCCTCCACCAGCGAGATCTACGGCAAGAACGACCGGGTCGGGCTGCGCGAGGACGACGACCGGATCATCGGCTCGCCGACCAAGAGCCGCTGGTCCTACTCGGAGGCGAAGGCGATCGACGAGACGCTGGTCACCGCGTACGGGAGGGCCGGGTTGCGCTCCGTCACGGTGCGGCTGTTCAACACCGTCGGGCCGCGCCAGACCGGGCGGTACGGGATGGTGGTGCCCCGGTTCGTCGGCCAGGCGCTGACCGGGGTGCCGCTGACCGTGTACGGCACCGGCGACCAGATCCGCTGCTTCTGTCACGTCGCGGACGTGGCCGGTACGCTGCCCGCACTGCTGGCGCACCGCGACGCGATCGGCGGCGTGTTCAACCTCGGCTCCGCCGAGCAGGTGACCATCGGTGGGCTGGCCGAGCGGGTACTGGCGCTGACCGGGTCGCACTCGACGATCGACCGCATCCCGTACCAGGTGGCGTACGGCGACGGTTACGAGGACATGATGCGCCGGGTGCCGGACTGCCGGCGGGCCCGGGAGCTGGTCGGGTTCGTCCCGAGCCGCGATCTGGACGCGATCCTGCGTGACGTCATCGACGAGCATCGCGCCACCCCGCTGGAAGACCGGATGCTCACCACCTCATGA
- a CDS encoding sugar transferase encodes MRAPAAGYRGVLVRRYRRKRALDLVLGVPLLAVAAPLIALLALAIRLLDGGPVLFRQVRLTAGGAPFELVKLRTVAPDPDADVRWTVPAGAVTGFGAALRRSHLDELPQLVNVLRGEMSLVGPRPERPHFAELFAATVPGYPDRYRMPAGLTGAAQVRGLCGDTPLNARVVADNGYIDGWTLRRDLKILTTTVREWRPWR; translated from the coding sequence GTGCGCGCCCCGGCAGCGGGCTACCGCGGCGTCCTGGTGCGGCGGTACCGGCGCAAGCGGGCGCTGGATCTGGTCCTGGGGGTACCGCTGCTCGCGGTGGCCGCGCCGCTGATCGCGCTGCTGGCGCTGGCGATCCGCCTGCTGGACGGCGGGCCGGTCCTGTTCCGGCAGGTCCGGCTGACCGCCGGCGGCGCACCGTTCGAGCTGGTCAAGCTGCGCACCGTGGCGCCCGACCCGGACGCCGACGTGCGCTGGACGGTGCCGGCCGGCGCGGTGACCGGCTTCGGCGCGGCGCTGCGCCGCAGCCACCTGGACGAGCTGCCGCAGCTGGTCAACGTGCTGCGGGGGGAGATGTCGCTGGTCGGGCCGCGCCCGGAGCGGCCGCACTTCGCCGAGCTGTTCGCCGCGACGGTGCCCGGCTACCCGGACCGGTACCGGATGCCGGCCGGCCTCACCGGCGCCGCCCAGGTCCGCGGCCTGTGCGGGGACACCCCGTTGAACGCCCGGGTGGTCGCCGACAACGGCTACATCGACGGCTGGACGCTGCGCCGCGACCTGAAGATCCTCACCACGACGGTACGGGAGTGGCGGCCATGGCGGTGA
- a CDS encoding polysaccharide deacetylase family protein has protein sequence MAVIERTRPAAPWRWRDVPLVLMYHTVDRLAADPHRLAVSPRRFGAQLATLRRLGLRGVGVGQLLAARRAGRGAGLVGITFDDGYAGVVRHALPLMRRFGCTATVFVVADRIGAVNDWDGGELALLDGPDLAALAGAGWEIGAHGARHVPLAGLAGGTLHDEVAGSRDRLAAVLGGPVDGFCYPYGSMDAAARAAVTAAGYRYACAVDAPRSALGVAAVPRIYVGQRDGGLRLTGKRLLYRARLARGGRS, from the coding sequence ATGGCGGTGATCGAGCGGACCCGGCCGGCGGCGCCGTGGCGCTGGCGCGACGTACCGCTGGTGCTGATGTACCACACCGTCGACCGGTTGGCCGCCGACCCGCACCGGCTCGCGGTGTCGCCGCGCCGGTTCGGCGCGCAACTGGCCACGCTGCGCAGGCTCGGGCTGCGCGGGGTCGGCGTCGGTCAACTTCTCGCGGCGCGCCGGGCCGGGCGCGGTGCCGGCCTGGTCGGCATCACCTTCGACGACGGGTACGCCGGCGTGGTCCGGCACGCGCTGCCGCTGATGCGCCGGTTCGGCTGCACCGCGACCGTGTTCGTGGTGGCCGACCGGATCGGCGCGGTCAACGACTGGGACGGCGGCGAGCTGGCGCTGCTGGACGGGCCGGACCTCGCCGCGCTCGCCGGGGCGGGCTGGGAGATCGGCGCGCACGGGGCGCGACACGTACCGCTCGCCGGGCTCGCCGGCGGGACGCTGCACGACGAGGTGGCCGGCAGCCGGGACCGGTTGGCCGCGGTGCTGGGCGGCCCCGTCGACGGCTTCTGCTACCCGTACGGGTCGATGGACGCCGCCGCGCGCGCCGCCGTCACCGCCGCCGGCTACCGGTACGCGTGCGCGGTGGACGCGCCGCGGTCGGCGCTCGGCGTCGCCGCGGTACCGCGGATCTACGTCGGCCAGCGCGACGGCGGGCTGCGGCTGACCGGCAAGCGGCTGCTCTACCGGGCCCGGCTGGCCAGGGGAGGGCGATCGTGA
- a CDS encoding polysaccharide deacetylase family protein produces MRAHRLARGWLLPAWLAFALLVAGLVVAAGHRGGRPAPPADPLAGLAAVPAARGAPTGHRLVVSLTFDDGYADQLVGARELLRHKLPGTFYVPSGWVGLPGYLSLAQVREMRAKGLEIGGHTVLHENLPDVTAAEARREVCDDRSNWLRWGIPVTSFAYPYDALGPRERRIVRDCGYNSARQLGDLHSVRTPTDCTECPYTERIPPPDPYDVRAPAEFDSGWTLADLINEVRGAERHGGWLPLTFHHVCDGCSDIGIPPRTFRRFLDWLAPRAARGTVVRPMDAVVRGPVRPAHRLAAPAPVAPRHNAVRDPSLENWQHGEPACFRHTGFGHNSAAVSRTGAAHGGRFAARLTVRGYHSGGAQLMPSLDLGSCAPAVAPGRRYTLGVWYTATAATRPVLYYRTARGAWTAWPVHPPKQPATGTWRHLSWRTPPVPEGATAVSFGLRLTSAGTVTTDDYRLAE; encoded by the coding sequence ATGCGCGCGCACCGCCTCGCCCGTGGCTGGCTGCTGCCGGCCTGGCTCGCGTTCGCACTGCTCGTCGCCGGGTTGGTGGTCGCCGCAGGGCACCGGGGCGGCCGGCCAGCGCCGCCGGCCGACCCGCTCGCCGGCCTGGCCGCGGTTCCCGCCGCCCGTGGCGCGCCGACCGGTCATCGCCTGGTCGTGTCGCTGACCTTCGACGACGGCTACGCGGACCAGCTCGTCGGCGCCCGCGAACTGTTGCGGCACAAGCTGCCCGGCACCTTCTACGTGCCGTCCGGGTGGGTCGGCCTGCCCGGGTACCTGTCGCTCGCACAGGTGCGCGAGATGCGCGCGAAGGGGCTGGAGATCGGCGGCCACACCGTGCTGCACGAGAACCTGCCGGACGTCACCGCCGCCGAAGCGCGCCGGGAGGTGTGCGACGATCGCAGCAACTGGCTGCGCTGGGGCATTCCGGTGACCTCGTTCGCCTACCCGTACGACGCGCTCGGACCGCGGGAGCGCCGGATCGTGCGCGACTGCGGGTACAACAGCGCCCGGCAGCTCGGCGACCTGCACTCGGTGCGTACCCCGACCGACTGCACCGAGTGCCCGTACACCGAGCGGATCCCGCCGCCGGACCCGTACGACGTGCGGGCGCCCGCCGAGTTCGACAGCGGCTGGACCCTGGCCGACCTGATCAACGAGGTTCGCGGCGCGGAGCGGCACGGTGGCTGGCTGCCGCTGACGTTCCACCACGTCTGCGACGGCTGCAGCGACATCGGGATACCGCCGCGGACGTTCCGGCGGTTCCTGGACTGGCTGGCCCCGCGCGCCGCCCGGGGAACGGTGGTCCGGCCGATGGACGCCGTCGTGCGCGGCCCGGTCCGTCCCGCGCACCGGCTGGCCGCACCGGCGCCGGTGGCACCGCGGCACAACGCGGTGCGCGACCCGTCGCTGGAGAACTGGCAGCACGGCGAACCGGCCTGTTTCCGGCACACCGGGTTCGGCCACAACTCGGCCGCGGTGAGCCGCACCGGGGCCGCGCACGGCGGCCGGTTCGCCGCCCGGTTGACGGTACGCGGCTACCACTCCGGCGGGGCGCAGCTGATGCCGTCGCTGGACCTCGGCAGCTGCGCGCCCGCGGTCGCGCCGGGGCGGCGGTACACGCTGGGCGTCTGGTACACCGCGACCGCCGCAACCCGGCCGGTGCTCTACTACCGCACCGCCCGGGGCGCCTGGACCGCCTGGCCGGTGCACCCGCCGAAGCAGCCGGCCACCGGAACCTGGCGGCACCTCTCGTGGCGCACCCCGCCGGTACCGGAGGGCGCCACCGCGGTCTCGTTCGGCCTGCGGCTGACCTCGGCCGGCACGGTGACCACCGACGACTACCGCCTGGCCGAGTGA
- a CDS encoding FAD-dependent oxidoreductase, with amino-acid sequence MNRMIDVAIVGAGPYGLSLAAHLRGSGLAVRVFGRPMALWRTAMPAGMQLKSQPYASNLSDPAGAATLAAYCAHRGEPYVPYGRPVRLADFVAYGGWFQHTQVPDVAETLVRRIGPVGNRFELALDDRETLLARRVVVAVGVEHFDRIPPLLADLPDTLVTHSSAHTDLSRFAGTDLTVLGGGQAALETAALAAEAGATVRVVVRAPRVVWNGDPLRARRSLRVRLREPEAPLGSGWTTLLYSTRPDLLHRLPARRRARIARTALGPAGAYWLRPRVEGRLPVLTDHELVGVEPGADSVRLTLRDGSGPVRITTDHVIAATGFRPELSRLAFLDERLAADIATLDGAPAVDHAFQSSVPGLYFTGPVVANSFGPVMRFVHGCDFAARRIARHLTGTVPAGRPLARAAG; translated from the coding sequence ATGAACAGGATGATCGATGTGGCCATCGTGGGTGCCGGGCCGTACGGGCTGTCGCTGGCGGCGCACCTGCGCGGCAGTGGCCTGGCAGTCCGGGTGTTCGGCCGGCCGATGGCGCTGTGGCGCACGGCGATGCCGGCGGGGATGCAGCTGAAGTCCCAGCCGTACGCCTCGAACCTGTCCGACCCGGCCGGCGCGGCGACGCTCGCCGCCTACTGCGCGCACCGCGGCGAGCCGTACGTGCCGTACGGCAGGCCGGTGCGGCTGGCCGACTTCGTCGCCTACGGCGGGTGGTTCCAGCACACCCAGGTGCCGGACGTGGCCGAGACGCTGGTGCGGCGGATCGGGCCGGTGGGGAACCGGTTCGAGCTGGCGCTCGACGACAGGGAGACGCTGCTGGCCCGGCGGGTGGTGGTGGCGGTCGGTGTCGAGCACTTCGACCGCATCCCGCCGTTGCTGGCCGACCTGCCGGACACCCTGGTCACGCATTCGTCGGCGCACACCGACCTGAGCCGCTTCGCCGGTACCGACCTGACCGTGCTGGGTGGCGGCCAGGCGGCGCTGGAGACCGCCGCGCTCGCCGCCGAGGCCGGTGCCACGGTACGGGTCGTGGTGCGGGCGCCGCGCGTCGTCTGGAACGGCGACCCGCTGCGGGCCCGGCGCTCGCTGCGGGTACGGCTGCGGGAACCGGAGGCGCCGCTCGGTTCCGGCTGGACCACGCTGCTCTACTCGACCCGGCCGGATCTGCTGCACCGGCTGCCGGCCCGCCGCCGGGCCCGGATCGCCCGTACCGCACTGGGGCCCGCCGGTGCGTACTGGCTGCGCCCGCGGGTGGAGGGCCGGCTGCCGGTGCTCACCGACCACGAGCTGGTGGGGGTCGAGCCCGGCGCCGACTCCGTCCGGTTGACCCTGCGCGACGGTTCCGGGCCGGTACGCATCACCACCGACCACGTCATCGCGGCCACCGGCTTCCGCCCGGAGCTGTCCCGGCTGGCGTTCCTGGACGAGCGGCTCGCCGCCGACATCGCCACCCTGGACGGCGCTCCCGCGGTCGACCACGCCTTCCAGTCCTCGGTGCCCGGCCTGTACTTCACCGGGCCGGTGGTGGCCAACTCGTTCGGCCCGGTGATGCGGTTCGTGCACGGCTGCGACTTCGCCGCGCGCCGGATCGCCCGGCACCTGACCGGCACCGTACCGGCGGGACGGCCCTTGGCCCGGGCGGCCGGATGA
- a CDS encoding nucleotide sugar dehydrogenase, translated as MAGLELALAVNGPLDDVRSRLIQGAAAAPDTEALSVGIVGLGYVGLPTALGLYARGVPGIGVDVSAERLAAIRTGAVDLPDDDRTTLSAALADGGLRLTRDPALLSDVDAVVVCVPTPVDRHRVPDTSALRAACAAVVEHARAGQTIVLTSTSYVGTTREMLIEPLRDRGLEVDRDVCVAFSPERIDPGVPAHRQRETPRLVGGETPRCAERAARLIGYLTDAVYTVSTPEAAELAKLYENVYRAVNLALANEIADICGNLALDPIEVTSAAATKPYGFLACFPGPGVGGHCIPCDPHYLLWQLRTSAHPAPLIEQAMTAIAARPRRVVTRAVELLAETGGALRGARILVIGVSYKPGVRDLRGSSAVEILAELARRGADVHYYDPLVAECVLPDGTRLRGERAPHGGDWDLALVHTVHPGVEYGWAADCPRVLDATYRFDVASHRQIV; from the coding sequence ATGGCCGGGTTGGAGCTCGCACTGGCGGTCAACGGCCCGCTGGACGACGTGCGCTCGCGGTTGATCCAGGGCGCCGCGGCGGCTCCGGACACCGAAGCGCTGTCGGTGGGCATCGTCGGGTTGGGTTACGTCGGCCTGCCGACCGCGCTGGGACTGTACGCGCGGGGCGTGCCGGGGATCGGCGTGGACGTCAGCGCCGAGCGGCTGGCCGCGATCCGTACCGGCGCGGTGGATCTGCCCGACGACGACCGCACGACGCTGTCGGCGGCGCTGGCGGACGGTGGGCTGCGGCTCACCCGGGACCCGGCGCTGCTGTCCGATGTGGACGCGGTGGTGGTCTGCGTGCCGACCCCGGTGGACCGGCACCGGGTACCGGACACCAGCGCGCTGCGGGCGGCGTGCGCCGCGGTCGTCGAGCACGCCCGTGCCGGCCAGACCATCGTGCTGACCTCCACCAGCTACGTCGGTACCACCCGGGAGATGCTCATCGAGCCGCTGCGGGACCGGGGGCTGGAGGTCGACCGGGACGTCTGCGTGGCGTTCAGCCCGGAGCGCATCGACCCGGGCGTCCCCGCGCACCGGCAGCGGGAGACCCCGCGGCTGGTCGGCGGCGAGACACCCCGGTGCGCCGAGCGCGCCGCCCGCCTGATCGGGTACCTGACCGACGCGGTCTACACCGTCTCCACGCCGGAGGCCGCCGAGCTGGCCAAGCTGTACGAGAACGTCTACCGTGCGGTGAACCTCGCGCTGGCCAACGAGATCGCCGACATCTGCGGGAACCTGGCGTTGGATCCGATCGAGGTGACCAGCGCGGCGGCGACCAAACCGTACGGGTTCCTGGCCTGCTTCCCGGGGCCGGGCGTCGGTGGCCACTGCATCCCGTGCGACCCGCACTACCTGCTCTGGCAGCTGCGTACCTCGGCGCATCCGGCGCCGCTGATCGAGCAGGCGATGACGGCCATCGCGGCCCGGCCGCGGCGGGTGGTGACCCGCGCGGTGGAGTTGCTCGCCGAGACCGGCGGTGCGCTGCGCGGCGCCCGGATCCTGGTGATCGGGGTCAGCTACAAGCCCGGGGTCCGCGACCTGCGCGGTTCGTCGGCGGTGGAGATCCTGGCGGAGCTGGCCCGGCGCGGTGCCGACGTGCACTACTACGACCCGCTGGTGGCGGAGTGCGTGCTGCCGGACGGCACCCGGCTGCGCGGCGAGCGAGCCCCGCACGGCGGCGACTGGGACCTCGCGCTGGTGCACACCGTGCACCCGGGCGTCGAGTACGGCTGGGCGGCCGACTGCCCGCGGGTGCTCGACGCGACGTACCGCTTCGACGTCGCCTCGCACCGGCAGATCGTCTAG
- a CDS encoding DUF998 domain-containing protein, with the protein MTTPTQPVGAAAARSRSSCDRSRAVTRSLLGYGVLAGPFYVLVSLAQAMTRRGFDLAHHDWSLLANGSLGWIQIANLVLSGAMVVAAAVGMRRALAGTPGCRWVPRLVAGYGIGLVLAGAFVADPANGFPIGTPAGRAAEVSWHGMLHLAAGGLGFLCLIAACLVYARRLRRLGHRGWALYSALTGVLFLVSFAGITSGSSSAPVVLGFTAGVLLAWAWLAAVSVRLYRATPKPGA; encoded by the coding sequence ATGACGACACCCACGCAACCGGTCGGGGCCGCCGCGGCACGGAGCCGGAGCAGCTGCGACCGCAGCCGCGCCGTCACTCGCTCGCTGCTCGGCTACGGCGTGCTGGCCGGCCCGTTCTACGTGCTGGTCAGCCTGGCGCAGGCGATGACCCGGCGCGGGTTCGACCTCGCGCACCACGACTGGAGCCTGCTCGCCAACGGCAGCCTCGGCTGGATCCAGATCGCCAACCTGGTGCTGTCCGGGGCGATGGTGGTCGCGGCGGCCGTCGGCATGCGCCGCGCGCTGGCTGGCACGCCCGGCTGCCGGTGGGTGCCACGGCTGGTCGCCGGGTACGGGATCGGGCTGGTGCTGGCCGGCGCGTTCGTCGCGGATCCGGCGAACGGTTTCCCGATCGGTACTCCCGCGGGCCGGGCGGCCGAGGTCTCCTGGCACGGGATGCTGCACCTGGCGGCCGGTGGCCTCGGGTTCCTGTGCCTGATCGCCGCGTGCCTGGTGTACGCCCGCCGCCTCCGGCGGCTCGGCCACCGTGGCTGGGCGCTCTACTCGGCGCTGACCGGGGTGCTGTTCCTGGTTTCGTTCGCCGGGATCACCAGCGGTTCGAGCAGCGCCCCCGTGGTGCTCGGGTTCACTGCCGGAGTGCTGCTCGCCTGGGCCTGGCTCGCCGCGGTGTCGGTGCGGCTCTACCGCGCCACCCCGAAGCCCGGCGCCTGA
- a CDS encoding glycosyl hydrolase family 18 protein → MNHRGTRYRPPALAAVLLLLIGTLVGCTRQEHPQWRDGVLAAVPYWNFGTAGLAGQTGRIDTYSPWVYGIAADGTVVPQHPGADTAALRSRPPGTRYVPTVANALDGTFSYGPVSRVLHDPAARARHVRSLIALAQAPHVSGIDLDYEDLRAGDRAAFTALVRQVAAALHARGRTLSVDLFAKDSAAGYAPRNVAQDYPRLGRAVDQVRLMAYDYHWETSGPGPISPTPWVRRVVRYATATIGAGKLVLGMSLSGYDWVGHRGTDRSAAALERAATDRHVPVRWDAAAQAPWYRYRDAQGRRHEVWFENDRSVAAKLALARSAHLAGVFFWLNEGAADGAIWRAAARGGG, encoded by the coding sequence ATGAACCACCGCGGCACGAGGTACCGACCGCCGGCGCTCGCGGCGGTGCTGCTGCTGCTGATCGGAACGCTCGTGGGCTGCACGCGACAGGAACATCCACAGTGGAGGGACGGGGTGCTCGCCGCGGTACCGTACTGGAACTTCGGCACGGCCGGGCTGGCCGGCCAAACCGGCCGGATCGACACGTACTCGCCCTGGGTGTACGGCATCGCCGCCGACGGCACCGTCGTGCCGCAGCATCCGGGCGCGGACACCGCGGCGTTGCGGTCCCGGCCGCCCGGCACCCGGTACGTGCCGACCGTCGCCAACGCGCTCGACGGCACCTTCTCCTACGGCCCGGTGTCGCGGGTGCTGCACGACCCGGCCGCCCGGGCCCGGCACGTCCGGTCCCTGATCGCGCTCGCGCAGGCCCCGCACGTGTCCGGGATCGACCTGGACTACGAGGACCTGCGCGCCGGCGACCGGGCCGCGTTCACCGCGCTGGTACGGCAGGTCGCCGCCGCGCTGCACGCGCGGGGCCGCACCCTCAGCGTCGACCTGTTCGCCAAGGACAGCGCTGCCGGCTACGCGCCGCGCAACGTCGCGCAGGACTACCCGCGGCTCGGCCGCGCCGTCGACCAGGTGCGGCTGATGGCCTACGACTACCACTGGGAGACCTCCGGCCCCGGGCCGATCTCGCCGACCCCGTGGGTACGCCGGGTGGTGCGCTACGCCACCGCGACCATCGGCGCCGGCAAGCTCGTCCTGGGCATGTCGCTGTCCGGGTACGACTGGGTCGGTCACCGCGGCACCGACCGCAGCGCCGCCGCGCTGGAACGCGCCGCGACCGACCGGCACGTCCCGGTCCGGTGGGACGCCGCCGCCCAGGCACCGTGGTACCGGTACCGGGACGCGCAGGGCCGCCGGCACGAGGTGTGGTTCGAGAACGACCGCAGCGTGGCCGCGAAGCTGGCGCTGGCCCGGTCCGCGCATCTGGCCGGGGTGTTCTTCTGGCTCAACGAGGGCGCCGCGGACGGCGCGATCTGGCGCGCCGCCGCGCGCGGAGGTGGCTGA
- a CDS encoding glycosyltransferase — MKVLHVITGLGVGGAELQLPTILSHTRHHADVLSLYNPGPVADRLTAAGIGVRDLGMRRNTQVSALPRLTRLIAAGRYDVVHAHLYRAQIYGRAAARLARTPVIVSTEHSIGETHLERRRMSAGVRALYLASERCGQVTVAVSETVRDRLVRWGVPAARITVIPNAVDLDRSRFDPVARNRLRAELRVPPGTVVLGMLGRLDPVKRVDLALRAVTPLLTEGRLFLVVGDGPELAALRALAAELGVADRVRFTGERHDVGPLLSTMDVFLTASAQETFGLSALEALAAGLPVRYTTCPALAGLDVPQARRVPGTVAGLRAELAAVLAAPHADRRPVEAITDRYGVASVADRIDALYERLAAATTGG, encoded by the coding sequence GTGAAGGTGCTGCACGTGATCACCGGGCTGGGCGTCGGCGGCGCCGAGCTGCAGCTGCCGACGATCCTGTCGCACACCCGGCACCACGCCGACGTGCTCAGCCTGTACAACCCGGGGCCGGTCGCCGACCGGCTGACCGCCGCCGGCATCGGGGTGCGCGACCTCGGCATGCGCCGCAACACCCAGGTGTCCGCGCTGCCGCGGCTGACCCGGCTGATCGCCGCCGGCCGCTACGACGTGGTGCACGCGCACCTCTACCGCGCCCAGATCTACGGGCGGGCGGCGGCCCGGCTGGCCCGGACACCGGTGATCGTGTCCACCGAGCACTCGATCGGCGAGACGCACCTGGAGCGGCGCCGGATGAGCGCCGGGGTGCGCGCGCTGTACCTGGCGAGCGAACGGTGCGGCCAGGTCACCGTCGCGGTGTCCGAGACGGTACGCGACCGGCTGGTGCGGTGGGGCGTGCCCGCGGCCCGGATCACGGTGATTCCCAACGCCGTGGACCTGGACCGGTCCCGGTTCGATCCGGTCGCCCGGAACCGGCTGCGGGCCGAGCTTCGGGTGCCGCCCGGCACCGTGGTGCTCGGCATGCTGGGCCGGCTGGACCCGGTGAAACGGGTCGACCTGGCGCTGCGGGCGGTGACTCCGCTGCTGACCGAGGGACGGCTGTTCCTGGTGGTGGGCGACGGCCCGGAGCTGGCCGCACTGCGCGCCCTGGCCGCCGAACTCGGCGTCGCCGACCGGGTCCGGTTCACCGGCGAACGGCACGACGTCGGGCCGCTGCTGTCCACCATGGACGTCTTCCTGACCGCCTCGGCCCAGGAGACGTTCGGGCTGTCGGCGCTGGAAGCGCTGGCGGCCGGGTTGCCGGTGCGCTACACCACCTGCCCGGCGCTGGCCGGGCTGGACGTGCCGCAGGCGCGCCGGGTGCCGGGCACCGTGGCCGGGCTGCGCGCCGAACTGGCTGCGGTACTGGCCGCACCGCACGCCGACCGCCGGCCGGTCGAGGCGATCACCGACCGGTACGGCGTGGCCTCGGTCGCCGACCGGATCGACGCGCTGTACGAGCGGCTCGCCGCCGCAACCACGGGGGGATGA
- a CDS encoding TetR/AcrR family transcriptional regulator — translation MGEPAGNTHTDELIVRIGRAASSDSAGATGKRGAIVQAATGLFLRQGYQGTSTDQIAAAAAVSKQTVYNQFRDKKTLFAEIILGVTATAERFAAEVPAELAEVRAADDLEPALRSLARRYLSTVLNPQVLAVRRLIIGESGRFPELAREYHRRAPARVLAALADVFSRLADRGLLTGDPGDAAEDFAFLVLGPALDRGMFHVDDDRVPEPEIRRAADRAVAVFLASYRAAR, via the coding sequence ATGGGCGAACCGGCCGGGAACACCCACACCGACGAGCTGATCGTGCGCATCGGCCGTGCCGCGTCGAGCGACTCGGCCGGCGCGACCGGCAAGCGGGGCGCCATCGTGCAGGCGGCCACCGGCCTGTTCCTGCGCCAGGGCTACCAGGGCACCAGCACCGACCAGATCGCCGCCGCCGCGGCGGTGTCCAAGCAGACCGTCTACAACCAGTTCCGGGACAAGAAGACGCTGTTCGCCGAGATCATCCTCGGCGTCACCGCGACCGCCGAACGGTTCGCCGCCGAGGTGCCGGCCGAACTCGCCGAGGTGCGCGCCGCCGACGATCTCGAACCGGCGCTGCGCTCGTTGGCCCGGCGCTACCTGTCCACCGTGCTCAATCCGCAGGTGCTCGCCGTGCGCCGGCTGATCATCGGCGAGTCCGGCCGCTTCCCCGAGCTGGCCCGCGAGTACCACCGGCGCGCGCCGGCCCGGGTGCTCGCGGCGCTGGCCGACGTGTTCTCCCGGCTCGCCGACCGGGGCCTGCTCACCGGCGACCCGGGCGACGCCGCCGAGGACTTCGCCTTCCTGGTCCTCGGGCCGGCGCTGGACCGCGGCATGTTCCACGTCGACGACGACCGGGTGCCCGAGCCGGAGATCCGCCGCGCCGCCGACCGCGCCGTCGCGGTGTTTCTCGCCAGCTACCGGGCCGCTCGCTAG